One part of the Ziziphus jujuba cultivar Dongzao chromosome 2, ASM3175591v1 genome encodes these proteins:
- the LOC107418016 gene encoding F-box protein At1g67340: MCGKKLKTSHGITTEESDFFDGLPDDLVVFILCKLSASASSPSDFINIFLTCKRLNRLGLHPLVLSKAGPKAFAIKANNWCDSAQRFLKQCVNAGNVEASYILGMIRFYCLQNRGSGASLMAKAAIKSHAPSLYSLAVIQFNGSGASKSDKDLKAGVALCARAAYLGHIDALRELGHCLQDGYGVRQNIAEGRRLLVQANARELASVLRSASWGPNNYQCLTLTGSSPLSFPLLSDFGCSLPAPEFHPANLFLRDWFGSGRGVLAPRLRLCGHVGCGRPETRPHEFRRCSVCGVVNYCSRGCQALDWKLRHKAHCRPIERWLEDDVAGDDAVDGDVDGVGEII, from the exons atgtgCGGGAAAAAGCTTAAAACCTCTCATGGAATCACCACGGAGGAATCCGATTTCTTCGATGGTTTACCTGATGATCTTGTCGTTTTCATTCTCTGCAAGCTCAGTGCCTCCGCTTCTTCTCCTTCCGATTTCATCAACATTTTCTTAAC ATGCAAAAGATTGAATCGATTAGGTCTCCATCCTCTGGTTTTATCTAAAGCCGGCCCGAAAGCATTTGCTATCAAAGCCAATAACTGGTGTGATTCCGCTCAGCGTTTTCTCAAACAGTGCGTTAACGCCGGCAACGTGGAAGCTAGCTACATCCTCGGAATG ATCCGATTTTATTGTTTACAAAACCGAGGTAGTGGAGCTTCGCTAATGGCAAAAGCAGCTATCAAATCTCACGCGCCGTCGTTGTACTCGCTTGCCGTGATTCAGTTCAACGGAAGCGGTGCTTCCAAAAGCGACAAGGATCTAAAAGCTGGTGTCGCTCTCTGTGCTCGAGCTGCTTACCTCGGCCACATCGACGCGCTTCGCGAGCTTGGCCATTGCCTTCAAGACGGTTACGGTGTCCGCCAAAACATTGCCGAGGGACGCCGTCTGCTCGTCCAAGCCAACGCGCGCGAGCTCGCTTCCGTCCTACGCTCCGCCTCATGGGGGCCGAATAACTACCAGTGCTTGACTTTGACCGGTTCTTCCCCGCTTAGCTTTCCTTTGCTGAGTGATTTTGGTTGCAGCTTGCCGGCGCCGGAGTTTCATCCGGCGAACCTATTTTTGAGAGATTGGTTCGGGTCGGGCCGAGGCGTGTTGGCCCCGAGGCTCAGACTCTGCGGTCACGTTGGGTGCGGTCGGCCCGAGACTCGGCCGCATGAGTTTCGCCGCTGCTCCGTCTGTGGTGTTGTAAATTACTGCTCCCGTGGATGTCAAGCGCTGGATTGGAAGCTACGACATAAGGCTCACTGCCGACCGATCGAACGGTGGTTGGAAGATGATGTTGCCGGTGACGACGCCGTTGACGGTGATGTGGACGGCGTTGGAGAAATTATTTAG